TCGACGGGAAGTTCGCGCCTGACTCCCCCTATCCTCATCATTGCGTAGTGGTTCCTGTTTCCAGTGACCGCTTCGAGGATATCAAGGACCGGTTCCCTGTATTTCCAGGTCCACATGAAGACAGTGTTGTATCCTATAAAGTGCCCCGCCAGCCCGGTCCAGAGCAGGTGGCTGTGAAGCCTTTCGAGTTCAGCGACGATCGCTCTTATATACTGCGCGCGTTCGGGGACCTCGATCTGAAGCAGGTCCTCGACCGCCTTGACGTAAGCGTACGGATGGGAACATGAGCAGATGCCGCAGACCCTTTCGACGAGGAAGGGGACCTGGTCCCACGTCTTGTGCTCGGAAAGTATCTCGATCCCGCGGTGACTCCACCCGATCGTCATATCAATATCGACCACTCGCTCGCCATCTACGTGAAGCTCGAAAAATTCGGGCTCTTCCAGTATAGGATGGAAAGGGCCGATAGGGATCTTTTTTACCATCTCATTTCACCTCGTTATCCAAACGGCACTCTCTGCCGGGAAATCCTTACGGGTTCTGGCCCTCGGGCGGCTTGCCAGTCACTTCGTTGAATCTTTCTATACCTTCATGCTTTATTCGGGACATCTCAAGCTCGTCCTTGTTCTCCCTCTTGTGGGGGTAGAAATCCTCCGGTCTCGTATCCGAGCGAAGCACCGGCCTGAGATCGGGATGCCCCTTGAAATTCACTTCGAACATCTCGAAGATCTCTCTTTCGATCCACTTCGCCCCGGGTATGACATTCGATATCGAATCGAGTTCCGGATGCGGTTTCTCGGCGTATGTCTTGATCGTGACGAAAAAATGCTCCTTATCGAAGGGGAAAAACATGAGCACTTCGACGCCGCCACGGTCATCTATCCCGA
The window above is part of the Candidatus Krumholzibacteriota bacterium genome. Proteins encoded here:
- a CDS encoding NADH-quinone oxidoreductase subunit C; translated protein: FGDKVRIDQPSANRIYVYSEKDSWVELATFIFNDLDGRFDTGVGIDDRGGVEVLMFFPFDKEHFFVTIKTYAEKPHPELDSISNVIPGAKWIEREIFEMFEVNFKGHPDLRPVLRSDTRPEDFYPHKRENKDELEMSRIKHEGIERFNEVTGKPPEGQNP